GTGACCAAACCTTTTGGCGAGTACGACTGACTGACCGAATTAATTTAAATAGAAAGAAATGAGTCTGAATGAAGCGTTACGCAGGGTAAAAATACTAGCAACCCATTAAAAAGTTTTCGCAACCTTGATAGGTCTTTTGATCGATCTTTAGCTTCCAAAGCCCTCTTGGCGCTTGAGTGTCTTTGGAAAACGGGAAGATTGCTCTACTCTATTACTCTTTGATAGAGGCTCAAATGTCGGAGTTCAGGAATTGAAAATCAAATGATGGAGTCAATAATTTCAGTATCAGCCCTATGAAGTCTCTGATTTAGTCTCCCTTTGACTCTGTAAAAACTATGAAATTCCATTGCTAAAGCAATTGAACAGGACCAAGTCTAAAGTCTACACAAAGAACTTCCTAGCCTCATCGACAGAACACAGAAGCAAACAGGGGCAAGGGTCTGAAGGCCATCTCTTTTTGCAGCGGCGCAGATTGCGAATACACAATTGTACGCTTCACGGCATCAGACGTTTTCGACTAGATAAACCAATTTGAGCACTTTCAGACGAGAGGATTGGCTATCGATCGAAAGCCTTCAGAGTTGTTGATTTTCAAAGACAGGAGAACGTATAATTATTTTCGAACGAAAATGATAAGAATTGCCTATATTAAACCGACGGTCTTGTCTTTTCAAGAAATTGAGAATTTAATAAGGCTAAGCTAGTCATTTTAATTGATTCATAGACGGCTTATAGATTAGAGATTAGCTTAAAGCTTAACCCTGACGAGCTTTGAAACGAGGGTTTAATTTGTTTATAATGCAAAGACGACCTCTACGGCGAACAATACGGTTTGATCTGTGACGAGATTTTAGGGATCTTAGTGAATTTCTTATTTTCATTTTTATCAACAACCTACCTTAGAGTAAAATTAAAAAAATAAGGAAGCCGAACTAAAAAATAAAAAAAAGACACTCCTTGATTAAATTTAGAGACATTTATTAGCATCTGTCAATTGATTTTATGAGATTGATAACCCTTTTTTTAAAAATAGAAAGATTCTTAATACGCATAACATGCATAGAGATTTCTGAGAGAATAACTTAAAAATCAGGCATCTCTGTCTAGAGAATAACCCGTTCCACGTACTGTTCGAATCAGATTGCATGCACCTCCTGAGTTCAAATTCTTTCTTAACCGACCTACATGTACATCAACGGTGCGAAGATCTACATCAGTATCTTGACCCCAAACCCGGTTTAACAGCATATCACGACTCCAAACACGCTTAGGCCTTTCCATGAAAACTGTTAGAAGTCGATATTCAGTTGGACCCAGTTTTAATGCTTTATTGTTACGACTCGCTCGATGCTGTTCACTATCTAAAATAATATCTTCAAAAGCAAGAGTTTTACCAGTTGCAGCGGGTCTATTCACTCGAAGTCTGGCCCGAATACGTGCGATTAGTTCATTGACACTATAAGGTTTGACAACATAATCATCCGCTCCTATTTCAAGTCCTCTTACTCTGTCTTCTTCCTCACCCCGTGCTGTCAAAATAATAATCGGTATCCTTATCGTATCAGGACTTGATTTTAACTGACGACAAGCTTCAATCCCGGAGACAGACGGCAACATCCAATCCATCACGATAACATCAGGACATTCTTCTCGAGCTCGTAAAATTCCTTCTTCACCATCTTCAGCCGTGATGACATGATATCTTTCATTTTTTAGATTATAACATAGAAGTTCAAGCTGAGCGGCCTCGTCTTCAACAATCAGAATCGTAGCTCTATCAGACATGGTTTTCTTTAATGATTAGGATCATTGCACTGATCTTCATTGTCTAGGTTCCAAATAGGTTGTGCAGGTTATATCCCCTTTCGGGCGTTCATCATCGGGTATTTCTCCTGCAATCATGAAATGTACCTGTTCAGCAATATTGGTTGTATGATCCCCCATTCTTTCTATATTTTTAGAAATGAACAGTAGATGCATACAGGGTGTTATATTGCGGGGATCCTCTAGCATATATGTCAAAAGAGCACGGAAAAGGTTATTATGAACTTGATCTACCTCTTCATCCCGGAGACGAACGTCATCTGCACTGACAATGTCTCGAGCAAGATAAGAGTCGAGTACATCCTTAACCATTTGACAGACCATAAGGCACATGCGCTTAATAGTTTTAGATGAAGATCCTACTGGTGCAACCTTAGCAAGAATATGAATACGCTTAGCAAGATTTTTGGTATAGTCGCTAATCCGTTCCAGATCCGCCGCCACTTTCAGAGCCGCTAATACAGCACGTAAATCTTGCGCTTTCGGCTGTCGGAGCGCAATTATTTTGACTACTAAAGCATCTACCTCCTGCTCCAAAGCATCCACTTCCTTGTCAGCGGAGATTAATTGCTCTGCTAAGTCCAAATCACGACTCACAATGAGATGAGCAGCATCTTCAATCTGATGCTCGACAAGACCCCCCATTGTCACAACTAAAGTTTCAATCTGTTTTAGATCTTTATCAAATGAAGAGACAATATGGGCATCGTTAACTTCTGATTTCATTTTGGTCTTCCTAAGAAGGATAGGATTGATTAATAATGCAATAATGCTTCTTTTTTTAAGGTTTTCTTCTTTTACGATTAGGGTTGGGTGATAAACAATTTTATCCGATACGTCCGGTAATGTAACTTTCTGTTCTAGGATCTCGTGGATTCGTAAAAATGTCGTCAGTCGAACCCGTTTCAACAATCGTTCCAAGATGGAAAAACGCTGTTTCTTGGCTCACTCTGGCAGCTTGCTGCATTGAGTGTGTGACTATCACAATAGTGTAGTTTTTTCTAAGTTCGTCTATTAATTCTTCAACGACGGCGGTGGCAATGGGATCAAGGGCAGAACAGGGCTCGTCCATTAAAATAACGCCTGGAGACACAGCGATGGCGCGCGCTATGCATAAGCGTTGTTGCTGACCACCTGAAAGCCCCGTCCCCAATTCATTAAGGCGATCTTTAACTTCATCCCAAAGCCCTGCTTTCTTGAGACTCTTTTCAACAATCTCAATTAAATCTGATTTATTACGTGCTAACCCATGAATACGAGGACCATAGGCTACGTTTTCAAAAATAGATTTAGGAAACGGGTTGGGTTTTTGAAAAACCATCCCTACATTAGCACGGAGATCAACGACATCAATAGCTGGATCATAAATATCGATCCCATCAAGTCGAATGATTCCAGTCACCTCGCAAATATTAATTGTATCATTCATACGGTTCAAGCAACGTAAAAAAGTTGATTTTCCACACCCAGACGGGCCAATCAGTGCGGTCACCTTTTTAGAACTAATGTCCAAATCTACACGATTCAGAGCTTGTTTATGACTATAGAAAACCGATACATCCCTACACTGCATCTTCGGTAGTTCAATAACGGTAGCTTTATCTTTGTCACTCATTGGTGTTGGTGTCTTAGAAAACTGTTTTTTGGTTTTTATATCCATCATTTCACCAACGCCGCTCAAATTTATTTCTTAACCAGACAGTGACTCCATTCATCAGTACAAGAAATACCAATAAAATAAGAGTGGCAGCAGCAGTTTTTTGTTGAAAACCAATTTCAGGAAAATCCGCCCACATATAAATTTGTACTGGAAGTACTGTTGCTGGATCACTAAAACTTGCTGGAATATCAACAATGAAAGCCACCATTCCAATCATAAGGAGAGGTGCAGTTTCTCCTAAAGCTCGAGCCATTCCAATGATAGAACCGGTCATAATACCCGGCATAGCAAGAGGTAAAACATGATGAAAAACAGTCTGTATTCTTGAGGCTCCTATCCCAAACGCGGCTTCCCTGATTGATAGGGGTACAGATTTTATAGCCGTACGCGAGGCAATAATCATGGTCGGCAAGGTCATTAAGGCCAACACCATACCGCCTGTAAGGGCCGCCGAACGAGGCGCGCCTCCACCAATTGTAATGATACCAAAATCAATACCGTTTATGAAGATGCCCAAACCTAAAAGACCAAAAACAATTGAAGGAACGGCAGCTAGATTATTAATATTTACTTCAATGAGGGCGTTTAAACGATTTTTTTGAGAAAATTCTTCAAGATAAATGGCACCAGCAACACCGACAGGGAATGACAAGATTAAGGTCACGAAAAGTGTTAAGAACGATCCAACAACGGCTCCCCAAATCCCTGCCATTTCTGGCTCTCGACTGGCACCGTTAGTGAAGAAAATACTGTTCCAACGCGATTCAATTCGTCCTTCTCCTTTCAATTGTTTGAGCCAATCTATCTCTTTATCGGATATTTTTCGTTCCGATTCCGGTCGAGACAAATTACCCAACAATTCTTTGAAATAAAGATCAGCTTTGTCAGATAAAGGAATACTTACATCTTGCGTTTTACCTATCCAATCCGTGTTCCGAATCGCTGCTTTCTGTACAGAAATAGACGCACCGCTTGAGATTATTTTTTGAAGGAGACGTTTATCCTTTCTCGTCGTGACCTCGGGGAAAAGATCTTTCAATCCCTGACGAATCATTTTTCGAAAATCGTAGGTCTTAAGGGTTTCCGCTGTTAATTCTTTATTTTTGAAGTTGAGCGGCACTATCGCGTAGTGATTAGTAAATGCAGGTATTGCATTTCTAATTATTGTCCACAATAATAAAATTAGAAATGCAACTGCAACGAGAACTGCAGAACCTCCCAAAAAACGGAAACGACGTTCAGATGAAAAACGCTTGGCTGTTAGCGCCTTGCGTTCAGATTTTCCAATCTTGGTGTTCTCGTGAGCTCGATCTATGTCTTTCAAAATGATCTTAGTCATATTGTTCTCGATATTTCTGAACAACTCTTAAGGCCACTACGTTCAGTACAAGAGTGATGAAGAATAAGATTAAACCTAAAGCGAAAGCTGCGAGAGTTTTCGCGCTATCAAATTCCTGATCTCCAACCAATAATATGACTATTTGGACGGTGACTGTAGTTACAGCTTCTAAAGGATTGATAGTCAGATTTGCTGCCAAACCTGCGGCCATCACAACAATCATGGTCTCTCCAACAGCCCGAGATATAGCCAATAAAATAGCAGAAACAATCCCAGGCAAAGCAGCAGGCCAAACAACCCTAATAATAGTTTCAGACTTTGTTGCTCCCAGACCAGCAGAACCATCACGAAGAGATTGTGGAACAGCATTGATGACATCATCGGATAGTGAAGATACAAAAGGAATAATCATGATTCCCATAACTAATCCAGCTGCAAGAGCAGATTCATAAGAAACATCAAGACCTAACGAATTACCCCATCCACGAATTGATGGTGCAATGGTTAAAGCAGCAAAAAAACCGTACACAACAGTAGGAATGCCAGCGAGGATTTCCAGAACCGGTTTAGCTACTTGTCTAAATCTCAAACTTGCATAATCTGACAAATAGATGGCTGACATCAGACCAATTGGAGCGGCAACACACATGGCGATAAACGTGATGAGCAATGTCCCCGCAAATAAAGGGATCGCCCCAAAAACATTTGAATTATTATCATCGAGACTTTCTGCACCTGCCCCTTCAAATGCTGATTGGGGAGACCAGTGAATTCCGAATAGAAAATCTAGAATAGATACCCTTTCAAAAAACTGTAAACTTTCAAAAATCAAAGAAAATACAATGCCGAGTGTTGTTAATATAGCTACGCCTGAACAAGCGAGTAATATGTAAAGAATGAGTCGTTCAACCTTCTTTCTTGCACATTTTTGCGGTGTAATACCCTGAAATGTCCATAAAAATATCGAAATCGTGAGGATGATAAGGAACGAAATACCGATCCAGTTTGATCGTGATTGAAAAGTGGTCGCAAATTGCCCTGCGCGGATTTTTGATTCATTTGAAAAGGCAACGATTCCTCCTGATGCCAGCGTCCATGCATCACGAATAAAACTCTCCTGCTTTGCTAAACTGAGTGAGCTAAGCTCTGACGAGAACTCCGAAGCAATGACCCCATTTAACCATCTTCTTGAGAAATAATTCCAAATTAACCAAAGCACAAGACCAGGTAAAAAAACGCTTAAAGCAACATCGACTCCATGATAGACTGGTCTTGAACGCAACAAAGATATATCAGATTCGACAACTCGATATGCTTTGCTGATTGACAAAAAAAATGCGAAAACTGAAAATATCAGCAGCGCAATAGGAACTGATAGTGGCATGGGCCAAAACCTTCTATCACAAACGATGTTTTAATCTTAAATGGATCTCCTTTCTGGTATCCATTCAAACTATAAAATTTCTGATTACATAATCAGTGGTTCAAAAGAGAGCGCCTTTTTTGCAATTATTTCACGATCTGCTTTGGGGAGCGGTATTAAGCCCTTTTCAGCTAAATAACCTTCATCACCCCAAGTTTCTTCATTAGTAAATTCAGAAATATACTCTTCAATACCAGGAACAATACCAACATGTTCTTTTTTAACATAAAAATATAGTGATCTTGAGATTGGATAATCTCCTGATGCAATATTATCGAATGTCGGTTGTATGCCAGCAATCGACGCACCTTTGATTTTGTCTGAATTCTGATCGAAGAAAGAAAAACCAAGAATACCAACTGCACTCGGATTCGCTTTGATCTTCTGAATAATTAGATTATCATTCTCACCCGTTTCTACATAGGCGCCATCTTCACGAATAGCGTGAGCTATTTTTTCAAAAGCCTTTTTATCCCGCTTTCGGATAGCAGAAAGCATTTCTACGTTTTTTGCTCCATTTTCGAAAACCAACTCGACAAAAGCATCACGAGTCCCTGATGTTGGAGGTGGACCAAGAACTTCAATCCTAACAGATGGAAGTGAAGAATCAACATCAGACCAGAGCCTATGAGGATTATCTTTAAGCTCACCGTCAACAACAACCTTCTTTGCTAAGGCGTTAAAAATTTGGAGATGGGTCAGATTTAACACAATACCTTCTTTAGCCGAGCTCATTACAATACCGTCAAATCCAACCTTAATTTCAACAGGGGTTGCACCATTTTGAATGCATTTGTTGAATTCCCTTTCCTTGATACGGCGCGAAGCATTCGTAATATCAGGTGTTTCTTCTCCAATTCCAGAACAAAATAGCTTCAGACCACCCCCTGAGCCTGTGGATTCGACAACTGGCGTTTTGAAAGAGGTCTTTTGACCAAATTGTTCTGCAACAGCGGTTGAAAACGGAAAAACTGTTGATGAACCAACAATCTGAATCTGATCGCGAGCAGATGCTGATTTCGAAACTATCAAAATCACCAGAACCAGAAGCGTGAACACATGTTTATTTTTAAGCATAATAGCCATGAAGAAACCTTCCTATATCGATTGACAGAAATATCAATGGTATGAACTCTCCTTCAATAAGATTTCTCATCGAAGCTCTATGACAATTGTATGACATTTATATGACAAAATGATTCTGCTTATGAAACAAATTCCTTACGCAGGTAAGAAGACGGTTACTTTCGTACCGGATCCAGGTATACTTTGAATTGTCATCCGTCCCCTGTGACGGCTAAGAATATGTTTGACAATAGCCAACCCCAACCCTGTTCCCCCCATTTTCCTTGAGCGACCATTGTCAATCCTGTAAAATCGTTCAGATAACCTCGGAATATGCTCTGCTTCTATTCCTTCGCCCTGGTCTTCTACAGAGATCAACCAAACAGGATGAAGAAACTGTGGCGCTGAGGAATGACGATGAAGAGAGATCGTTATGTCACCTCCTGGTTTTGAATATTTGATTGCATTTTCAATCAGATTCAGGAATACTTGTAGCAGTTGATCAGAATTCCCCATGATCATACATTCCTCACATTCTGGCTGAAATAGTATTTTTCTTTCTAACATTTTGTTCCGTTCAGATACTGTAGTACAGACGCGTTTGATGATTCTAATCAACTCAACCCGTTCTGTTGGTCGAATTTTTTCTTCGGCCTCGACACGCGATAGTGATAGGAGATCGTCAATCAAGCGGTCCATTCTTTCAGCCTCGATCTGCATGATCCTAAGAAACCGCCTTACTATTTTAGGATCTTTTTTGGCAGAACTCTGCAGTGTCTCTATCATCCCTGATAAAGTGGTGAGTGGTGAGCGTAACTCATGGCTAACATTCGCTACAAAGTCACTACGCATCTGTGCCGCTTCCAATAATGGTGATACATCCCTTAAGGTTACAACAACAACAGGCTGACCTTTTGTTGCATGATCTACATTATCTAAATATATAGCCGTGAACTGATATGTCGTAGGGGTTGGTGTTGATAATTGAATATTAGCTCTGCTTTTACCTGTATTCTCGAATACTATATTTAAGCATCGGATAGCGTCGGGATGTCGAAGCGCTCTAACAAAAGGCTGACCTTGAAGACCAACCCCTAAAATTTCCTCTGCTGATCGATTGAGCTGAGTAATATAACGCTCGTCGCTGATAAGAACAACAGGCTCTTCAATCGCGTTGAGAATGTTTTGAAGTTCACATACTTCCACAACCGCTAGCCTTTTAGCCTTTAAAATCTAGTTAGTTGCTGAATCACCTATTAGAATAGGTTACTGATCAACCTAACTTATACGTTACCCCTTCTAACTTCAATCATCTTACCAAGAGATTAGCAATTAACATAGAAACTGAACGCTTGTCAGAACATGCCTTTAAAAATCGCGACTAAACTGAATTCTTGAGGTCAACATAATTAACAGAATTCATAATTAACTGATATGTTAAAGTCTGAACCATGAGGTATGTTATCTTTTGAACTAAATGGTCTTAGAATCATCAATTCATCTTCATCTTGACCCCAGATGAGGCCTCCTTCATAAGGAGGAGATTCGATCTTCATGATGGACTTCAATCAAAAAGATTGACCGATTGAAACGCCAGAATAATCCCTGGATGAGTGGATGAATAGTTATGAAGTTAAGAGACTTAAACGCTGGATTTATGAACCAATGAATCTCGATCATACGACGACTCCACTCGGAGTTTGGAGGCTTCTTGTTCTTGCTTACCTGATGTTTTCCCTTCTTGATGTTGCCGGAAAATATCTAGTTCTAGCAGGTTTTATGCCTCTCTTTGTTGTTTGGTCTCGATTTGCGGGGCATACGATATTCATCATGTTTATGCTTAAATTCTGGAACAATCCAGGTCTTTACCATACTCGTAAACCTTTGAAACAGTTTATTCGCGGAGCGATGTTGACCTTTACAGCATTATCAAATTTTATAGCGCTTCGTTATCTTCAACTTTCTGAAACCGTTGCTATCTTTCTTGCTTCTCCGATGATAATTACCGCTCTTTCTGGTCCCATGTTGGGTGAATGGGCAGGATGGAGACATTGGATAGCTGTCATAATTGGATTTTTTGGAGTCATCATAGTCGTAAGGCCAGGAACAACTATGTTTCAATGGCCTGTCTTGTTTTCAATCTTTTCGGTCGTCACTTATTCGTTATATGCTATCATGACACGAAAAATGACTGAGACAGAAACGGATGAAAGCATGATATTTTATTCAGGCTTAATTCCAACGTGTGTCTTATTCCCTATTTTATTTTTCCAACAGTTTAGAACTGTTACAATCAATGAACTATTTGCATTTTGTATTATGGGCGTTTTTGGTTCAGTTGGCCACCTTATGTTAGTCAAAGCTCATCGGTTGGCACCAGCACCGTTAATTGCTCCTGCTGTTTTCACATCAATTATTTGGATGATACTTCTCGGTTATCTTATTTTTAATCAATTACCTGATTCTTGGACAGTTTTGGGAGCTTCTATAATAATTGCTAGTGGCTTTTATCTTTTGCAAAGAGAACACTTTCTTAAAAATTAGAGTGTAAATATTGGTTTTGAATTCTTCAGAAGATGCAAAAAGTAACTCCAATCTTACTGAATAAGATTACTGAGTTAATTAACCTTCTCTAAAAACTTATCGCTCCAACATTGTTTCCCCTATCCCCCCTTCTATCAGGCCTAATCGCTTGTCGAGATAGATTTGGCATTCGGACAACAATTCATCTTTATGATCACTGAAGAAATGGTTCGCATTAGGAATGTTGATCTGTGTGGTGGTAATGCCCCTTTGGCTGCGTAGTTTATCAATAAGAAATTGAACATCTTTAGGTTGCGAGACCCTATCCTCTTCACCATGGATAATTAACCCAGAAGCAGGGCAGGGTGCCAGAAAAGAAAAATCATAAATGTTGGGCTGTGGAGCAATAGAAATATAACCTTCAATTTCAGGTCGACGCATTAGAAGTTGCATACCAATCCATGAGCCAAATGAAAAGCCAGCAACCCAGCAACCCATGGCATCAGGATGCATGCTCTGAATCCAATCGAGTGCAGCAGCTGCATCAGACAATTCACCTGCACCATAATCA
Above is a genomic segment from Candidatus Endowatersipora endosymbiont of Watersipora subatra containing:
- the ykgO gene encoding type B 50S ribosomal protein L36 produces the protein MKIRNSLRSLKSRHRSNRIVRRRGRLCIINKLNPRFKARQG
- the phoB gene encoding phosphate regulon transcriptional regulator PhoB; the encoded protein is MSDRATILIVEDEAAQLELLCYNLKNERYHVITAEDGEEGILRAREECPDVIVMDWMLPSVSGIEACRQLKSSPDTIRIPIIILTARGEEEDRVRGLEIGADDYVVKPYSVNELIARIRARLRVNRPAATGKTLAFEDIILDSEQHRASRNNKALKLGPTEYRLLTVFMERPKRVWSRDMLLNRVWGQDTDVDLRTVDVHVGRLRKNLNSGGACNLIRTVRGTGYSLDRDA
- the phoU gene encoding phosphate signaling complex protein PhoU, with translation MKSEVNDAHIVSSFDKDLKQIETLVVTMGGLVEHQIEDAAHLIVSRDLDLAEQLISADKEVDALEQEVDALVVKIIALRQPKAQDLRAVLAALKVAADLERISDYTKNLAKRIHILAKVAPVGSSSKTIKRMCLMVCQMVKDVLDSYLARDIVSADDVRLRDEEVDQVHNNLFRALLTYMLEDPRNITPCMHLLFISKNIERMGDHTTNIAEQVHFMIAGEIPDDERPKGDITCTTYLEPRQ
- the pstB gene encoding phosphate ABC transporter ATP-binding protein PstB, which translates into the protein MSDKDKATVIELPKMQCRDVSVFYSHKQALNRVDLDISSKKVTALIGPSGCGKSTFLRCLNRMNDTINICEVTGIIRLDGIDIYDPAIDVVDLRANVGMVFQKPNPFPKSIFENVAYGPRIHGLARNKSDLIEIVEKSLKKAGLWDEVKDRLNELGTGLSGGQQQRLCIARAIAVSPGVILMDEPCSALDPIATAVVEELIDELRKNYTIVIVTHSMQQAARVSQETAFFHLGTIVETGSTDDIFTNPRDPRTESYITGRIG
- the pstA gene encoding phosphate ABC transporter permease PstA, encoding MTKIILKDIDRAHENTKIGKSERKALTAKRFSSERRFRFLGGSAVLVAVAFLILLLWTIIRNAIPAFTNHYAIVPLNFKNKELTAETLKTYDFRKMIRQGLKDLFPEVTTRKDKRLLQKIISSGASISVQKAAIRNTDWIGKTQDVSIPLSDKADLYFKELLGNLSRPESERKISDKEIDWLKQLKGEGRIESRWNSIFFTNGASREPEMAGIWGAVVGSFLTLFVTLILSFPVGVAGAIYLEEFSQKNRLNALIEVNINNLAAVPSIVFGLLGLGIFINGIDFGIITIGGGAPRSAALTGGMVLALMTLPTMIIASRTAIKSVPLSIREAAFGIGASRIQTVFHHVLPLAMPGIMTGSIIGMARALGETAPLLMIGMVAFIVDIPASFSDPATVLPVQIYMWADFPEIGFQQKTAAATLILLVFLVLMNGVTVWLRNKFERRW
- the pstC gene encoding phosphate ABC transporter permease subunit PstC, translated to MPLSVPIALLIFSVFAFFLSISKAYRVVESDISLLRSRPVYHGVDVALSVFLPGLVLWLIWNYFSRRWLNGVIASEFSSELSSLSLAKQESFIRDAWTLASGGIVAFSNESKIRAGQFATTFQSRSNWIGISFLIILTISIFLWTFQGITPQKCARKKVERLILYILLACSGVAILTTLGIVFSLIFESLQFFERVSILDFLFGIHWSPQSAFEGAGAESLDDNNSNVFGAIPLFAGTLLITFIAMCVAAPIGLMSAIYLSDYASLRFRQVAKPVLEILAGIPTVVYGFFAALTIAPSIRGWGNSLGLDVSYESALAAGLVMGIMIIPFVSSLSDDVINAVPQSLRDGSAGLGATKSETIIRVVWPAALPGIVSAILLAISRAVGETMIVVMAAGLAANLTINPLEAVTTVTVQIVILLVGDQEFDSAKTLAAFALGLILFFITLVLNVVALRVVQKYREQYD
- a CDS encoding substrate-binding domain-containing protein; the protein is MAIMLKNKHVFTLLVLVILIVSKSASARDQIQIVGSSTVFPFSTAVAEQFGQKTSFKTPVVESTGSGGGLKLFCSGIGEETPDITNASRRIKEREFNKCIQNGATPVEIKVGFDGIVMSSAKEGIVLNLTHLQIFNALAKKVVVDGELKDNPHRLWSDVDSSLPSVRIEVLGPPPTSGTRDAFVELVFENGAKNVEMLSAIRKRDKKAFEKIAHAIREDGAYVETGENDNLIIQKIKANPSAVGILGFSFFDQNSDKIKGASIAGIQPTFDNIASGDYPISRSLYFYVKKEHVGIVPGIEEYISEFTNEETWGDEGYLAEKGLIPLPKADREIIAKKALSFEPLIM
- a CDS encoding ATP-binding protein; this translates as MEVCELQNILNAIEEPVVLISDERYITQLNRSAEEILGVGLQGQPFVRALRHPDAIRCLNIVFENTGKSRANIQLSTPTPTTYQFTAIYLDNVDHATKGQPVVVVTLRDVSPLLEAAQMRSDFVANVSHELRSPLTTLSGMIETLQSSAKKDPKIVRRFLRIMQIEAERMDRLIDDLLSLSRVEAEEKIRPTERVELIRIIKRVCTTVSERNKMLERKILFQPECEECMIMGNSDQLLQVFLNLIENAIKYSKPGGDITISLHRHSSAPQFLHPVWLISVEDQGEGIEAEHIPRLSERFYRIDNGRSRKMGGTGLGLAIVKHILSRHRGRMTIQSIPGSGTKVTVFLPA
- a CDS encoding DMT family transporter, translating into MNSYEVKRLKRWIYEPMNLDHTTTPLGVWRLLVLAYLMFSLLDVAGKYLVLAGFMPLFVVWSRFAGHTIFIMFMLKFWNNPGLYHTRKPLKQFIRGAMLTFTALSNFIALRYLQLSETVAIFLASPMIITALSGPMLGEWAGWRHWIAVIIGFFGVIIVVRPGTTMFQWPVLFSIFSVVTYSLYAIMTRKMTETETDESMIFYSGLIPTCVLFPILFFQQFRTVTINELFAFCIMGVFGSVGHLMLVKAHRLAPAPLIAPAVFTSIIWMILLGYLIFNQLPDSWTVLGASIIIASGFYLLQREHFLKN
- a CDS encoding alpha/beta hydrolase yields the protein MPEVIFNGPVGRLEGRYQPSENKNSPIAIILHPHPKFGGTMNHPIIYRLFYLFQERNFTALRFNFRGVGRSQGKFDYGAGELSDAAAALDWIQSMHPDAMGCWVAGFSFGSWIGMQLLMRRPEIEGYISIAPQPNIYDFSFLAPCPASGLIIHGEEDRVSQPKDVQFLIDKLRSQRGITTTQINIPNANHFFSDHKDELLSECQIYLDKRLGLIEGGIGETMLER